A stretch of Crossiella cryophila DNA encodes these proteins:
- a CDS encoding alpha/beta hydrolase, translating to MNPEALYQRMTVGDPGRLAEAADPLTGAVSAVDRAGESVRHSRAAAGSWAGDAGVAFTRRGDLSQVAASTSAARLRSAVAIVHAAARAQQAMRTGADRAIAIWRGRPAGADPLLERELAATVVRALETVRAPYTELLRSLAGALDRLDPGFGTVAGQTPEWQALPVHGLALPPVGSDPRQMAAWWAGLSTVERERLLLTRYDQLGRLRGLPAPVLDAANRRRITEDGARFRGALTEADRRLADRARELGLDPTDTENLRNANDPALSRLLDERATAQRQLRNTELAADRLAEAERLAAERGIPREEVLIMAWEPDGPRGQGGLAVAFGNPDRATDVAVCVPGTGSGLGGFSLGQAANLRAEMDAASPGGNATIQWLGYDAPDAITNAQVSRPDQAIEGAARLVADVDGYRAAAEHRQHLTVIGHSYGSTVAGYAGLHGLAADELAFVGSPGVGAASAAELPGRVWAGMTEHDPVVRATDGSWFTADGANHGPYDEQFGARGFGASEDAGLRHAHSAYFDQGSESLRNLGHIATGQPERVTGAGPGLGGEVGEAGGDLWDGGGRVIGSALDGDWDGVRAAAADTGRELLNDLGDAAVSGAGRLVESGRDLFGGLGRLF from the coding sequence GTGAACCCGGAGGCGCTCTACCAACGGATGACCGTCGGCGATCCGGGCCGGCTGGCCGAGGCGGCCGATCCGCTGACCGGGGCGGTCAGCGCGGTGGACCGGGCAGGCGAGTCGGTCCGGCACAGCCGGGCCGCGGCCGGGTCCTGGGCCGGGGACGCGGGTGTGGCCTTCACCAGGCGCGGCGACCTCAGCCAGGTCGCGGCCAGTACCTCGGCGGCCCGGCTGCGTTCGGCGGTGGCCATCGTGCACGCGGCCGCCCGCGCCCAGCAGGCCATGCGCACCGGCGCGGACCGGGCCATCGCGATCTGGCGCGGCCGCCCGGCCGGGGCCGATCCGCTGCTCGAACGGGAACTGGCCGCGACCGTGGTCCGCGCACTGGAGACGGTCCGCGCGCCCTACACCGAACTGCTGCGCTCACTGGCCGGTGCGCTGGACCGGCTGGATCCGGGGTTCGGCACGGTGGCCGGGCAGACCCCGGAGTGGCAGGCGCTGCCGGTGCACGGGCTCGCGCTGCCACCGGTGGGTTCGGATCCGCGGCAGATGGCGGCCTGGTGGGCCGGACTGTCCACTGTGGAGCGTGAGCGGCTGCTGCTCACCCGGTACGACCAGCTCGGCCGGTTGCGCGGACTGCCAGCGCCGGTGCTGGACGCGGCGAACCGGCGGCGGATCACCGAGGACGGCGCGCGATTCCGGGGCGCGCTGACCGAGGCCGACCGCCGGCTCGCCGACCGGGCCCGCGAACTCGGCCTGGACCCCACCGACACGGAGAACCTGCGCAACGCCAACGATCCCGCCCTGTCCCGCCTGCTCGACGAACGCGCCACGGCCCAGCGGCAGCTGCGCAACACCGAACTCGCCGCGGACCGCCTGGCCGAGGCGGAAAGACTGGCGGCCGAACGCGGCATCCCACGCGAGGAAGTGCTGATCATGGCCTGGGAACCGGACGGCCCACGCGGTCAGGGCGGACTCGCGGTCGCCTTCGGAAACCCCGACCGGGCAACGGATGTCGCGGTCTGCGTGCCCGGCACCGGCTCCGGTCTGGGTGGTTTCAGCCTGGGCCAGGCGGCGAACCTGCGTGCGGAGATGGACGCGGCCAGTCCGGGCGGCAACGCGACCATCCAGTGGCTGGGCTACGACGCCCCGGACGCGATCACCAACGCCCAGGTCAGCCGCCCGGACCAGGCGATCGAGGGCGCGGCGCGGCTGGTCGCGGACGTGGACGGCTACCGGGCGGCGGCGGAACATCGGCAGCACCTCACCGTGATCGGGCACAGCTACGGCAGCACGGTGGCCGGGTACGCGGGCCTGCACGGGCTGGCAGCGGACGAACTGGCCTTCGTCGGCTCGCCGGGCGTCGGCGCGGCCAGCGCGGCGGAGTTGCCGGGACGGGTGTGGGCCGGGATGACCGAGCACGACCCGGTGGTGCGGGCCACCGACGGCAGCTGGTTCACCGCCGACGGCGCCAACCACGGGCCCTACGACGAGCAGTTCGGCGCACGCGGGTTCGGGGCGAGTGAGGACGCCGGGCTGCGGCACGCGCACTCGGCGTACTTCGACCAGGGCTCGGAATCGCTGCGCAACCTGGGCCACATCGCGACCGGCCAGCCGGAGCGGGTGACCGGGGCCGGGCCGGGACTCGGCGGCGAGGTCGGCGAGGCGGGCGGGGACCTGTGGGACGGCGGCGGGCGGGTGATCGGCAGCGCGCTGGACGGGGACTGGGACGGGGTGCGGGCGGCCGCGGCGGACACCGGGCGGGAACTGCTCAACGACCTCGGGGACGCGGCGGTCTCCGGGGCCGGGCGGCTGGTGGAGTCGGGGCGGGACCTGTTCGGGGGGCTGGGTCGGCTGTTCTGA
- a CDS encoding MFS transporter, whose protein sequence is MAETAQRDRPTFARLAVACGVGSSLEFYDFLIYGTASALVFGRLFFPQSEPWTATLLAFSTFAVGFLMRPIGSIIFGHFGDRLGRRRMLVISLSLMGVSTALMGLLPTYAAIGIAAPLLLLSLRIVHGLSVGGETAGATLLAVEHAPAGKRGLYGSLVTIGSPLGAFLANGAFALVLLLPEADLYDWGWRIPFLAGIAVVLVGLFARRNVAETPEFERIAKTARTGRAPLIAVLREHKRLVLLTAGVNLGFNAFMFIVVTFLLAYGSQAVGIPRSVLLYGSMAGSIAQVAGIVYFCRLTDRIGRKPVLMAGAIFCTVWGFPLFALVDSGSPALAVLGIVLAFGGSAAIFGPMLAYFSELFGPELRYTGVGFGYQIGAVLGGGLSPLIAGSLVTAAGGSSWLVATYMSAAGLISLLCLLGLPETVRK, encoded by the coding sequence ATGGCGGAGACAGCGCAGCGCGACCGGCCCACCTTCGCCCGGCTGGCGGTGGCCTGCGGGGTCGGCAGCTCACTGGAGTTCTACGACTTCCTGATCTACGGCACCGCCTCCGCACTGGTCTTCGGCCGGTTGTTCTTCCCGCAGAGCGAGCCGTGGACGGCCACCCTGCTGGCCTTCTCCACCTTCGCGGTCGGCTTCCTGATGCGGCCGATCGGCTCGATCATCTTCGGGCACTTCGGCGATCGGCTCGGCCGCCGCCGGATGCTGGTGATCAGCCTGTCCCTGATGGGTGTGTCCACCGCGCTGATGGGTCTGCTGCCCACCTACGCCGCGATCGGCATCGCCGCGCCACTGTTGTTGCTGTCACTGCGGATCGTGCACGGCCTCTCCGTCGGCGGCGAGACCGCGGGCGCCACCCTGCTGGCCGTCGAACACGCCCCGGCTGGCAAGCGCGGGCTCTACGGCAGCCTGGTCACCATCGGCTCGCCACTGGGCGCCTTCCTGGCCAACGGCGCGTTCGCGCTGGTCCTGCTGCTGCCCGAGGCCGATCTCTACGACTGGGGCTGGCGGATCCCGTTCCTGGCAGGCATCGCGGTGGTGCTGGTCGGCCTGTTCGCCCGGCGCAACGTGGCCGAGACCCCCGAGTTCGAGCGGATCGCCAAGACCGCGCGCACCGGGCGGGCGCCGCTGATCGCGGTGCTGCGCGAGCACAAACGCCTGGTGCTGCTCACCGCAGGGGTCAACCTGGGCTTCAACGCGTTCATGTTCATCGTGGTCACCTTCCTGCTCGCCTACGGCAGCCAGGCGGTGGGCATTCCCCGGTCGGTGCTGCTCTACGGCTCGATGGCGGGCAGCATCGCCCAGGTCGCCGGGATCGTGTACTTCTGCCGCCTCACCGACCGGATCGGCCGCAAGCCGGTGCTGATGGCGGGCGCGATCTTCTGCACGGTGTGGGGTTTCCCGCTCTTCGCCCTGGTCGACTCGGGCAGCCCGGCGCTCGCGGTGCTCGGCATCGTGCTCGCCTTCGGCGGCTCGGCGGCCATCTTCGGCCCGATGCTGGCCTACTTCTCCGAGCTGTTCGGCCCGGAACTGCGCTACACCGGCGTCGGCTTCGGCTATCAGATCGGCGCGGTGCTCGGCGGCGGCCTGTCCCCGCTGATCGCCGGCAGCCTGGTGACCGCGGCAGGCGGGTCCTCCTGGCTGGTCGCCACCTACATGTCCGCGGCCGGGCTGATCAGCCTGCTGTGCCTGCTCGGGCTGCCGGAAACTGTCCGTAAGTAA
- a CDS encoding bifunctional 4-hydroxy-2-oxoglutarate aldolase/2-dehydro-3-deoxy-phosphogluconate aldolase translates to MYRWETLAALAEQRVFGIVRAGDAKTALATAEAMIDAGLRTLEIALTTPGGLSVIEELAGRPGITLGAGTVLDEATARLATLAGASFLVSPSLHPEVIRTAHRYGAAALPGVASPTEIVTALEHGADAVKLFPARGFGPRWLADVRAALPQAPIMPTGGVALAEVPAWVAAGAVACGVGAALTEGGPEVAAQRVRSLVESLASPATVS, encoded by the coding sequence TTGTACCGATGGGAAACGCTGGCCGCACTGGCCGAGCAGCGGGTGTTCGGCATCGTGCGGGCCGGGGACGCGAAGACCGCGCTGGCCACCGCCGAGGCGATGATCGACGCCGGGCTGCGCACCCTGGAGATCGCGCTGACCACGCCCGGCGGGCTATCGGTGATCGAGGAACTGGCCGGTCGGCCGGGGATCACCCTGGGTGCGGGCACCGTGCTGGACGAGGCCACCGCCCGGCTGGCCACCCTGGCCGGGGCCAGTTTCCTGGTCTCGCCCAGCCTGCACCCCGAGGTCATCCGCACCGCGCACCGCTACGGCGCGGCCGCGCTGCCCGGGGTGGCCAGCCCGACCGAGATCGTGACCGCCCTCGAACACGGGGCCGACGCGGTGAAGTTGTTCCCCGCCAGGGGTTTCGGCCCACGCTGGCTGGCCGATGTGCGGGCCGCGCTGCCGCAGGCGCCGATCATGCCCACCGGTGGCGTGGCACTGGCGGAGGTGCCGGCGTGGGTGGCCGCGGGCGCGGTGGCCTGCGGGGTCGGCGCAGCGCTGACCGAGGGCGGTCCGGAAGTGGCGGCACAACGAGTTCGAAGTCTGGTCGAATCACTCGCGAGCCCGGCTACGGTGAGTTGA
- the purF gene encoding amidophosphoribosyltransferase produces MVIDPSQTDRDQDDTPREECGVFGVWAPGEEVAKLTFYGLYALQHRGQEAAGISVGDGHQVVVFKDLGLVSQVFDEQVLSSLRGHVAVGHCRYSTTGSTTWENAQPTFRNTVTGSALSLGHNGNLVNTAELMSRAKEAGVATAGATTDSDLVCGLLAAAAADLGFEQAAMELLPTLRGAFCLVFSDESTLYAARDPQGVHPLVLGRLERGWVVASETAALDITGASFVREVEPGELIAIDENGLRSSRFANPEPKGCVFEYVYLARPDTSIAGRGVHAARVDIGRRLAAEFPVEADLVIPVPESGTPAAIGYAQASGIPYGSGLVKNAYVGRTFIQPSQTIRQLGIRLKLNPLRDVIRGKRLVVVDDSIVRGNTQRALVRMLREAGAVEVHVRIASPPVRWPCFYGIDFASRAELIANGLDMDGVRRSVGADSLGYVSLEALIAATEQPKTRLCSACFDGEYPIALPDDLKIGKHLLENIEKGVAGPAEPVLPSGYGAEDAVRRP; encoded by the coding sequence GTGGTCATCGACCCCAGCCAGACCGATCGCGACCAGGACGACACCCCCCGCGAGGAATGCGGTGTATTCGGTGTCTGGGCCCCCGGCGAGGAGGTGGCCAAGCTCACCTTCTACGGCTTGTACGCCCTCCAGCACCGCGGCCAGGAAGCGGCGGGCATCTCCGTCGGCGACGGACACCAGGTGGTGGTGTTCAAGGATCTGGGGCTGGTAAGCCAGGTCTTCGACGAGCAGGTCCTGTCCTCGCTGCGCGGCCACGTCGCCGTCGGCCACTGCCGGTACTCCACCACCGGCTCCACCACCTGGGAGAACGCCCAGCCCACCTTCCGCAACACCGTCACCGGCAGCGCCCTGTCGCTTGGCCACAACGGCAACCTGGTGAACACCGCCGAGTTGATGAGCCGGGCCAAGGAAGCAGGCGTCGCCACCGCGGGCGCCACCACCGACTCCGACCTGGTCTGCGGGCTGCTCGCCGCGGCAGCGGCCGACCTCGGGTTCGAGCAGGCCGCGATGGAACTGCTGCCCACCCTGCGTGGCGCGTTCTGCCTGGTCTTCTCGGATGAGTCCACCCTCTACGCCGCGCGTGACCCGCAGGGCGTGCACCCGCTGGTGCTCGGCCGGCTGGAGCGCGGCTGGGTGGTCGCCAGCGAGACCGCCGCACTCGACATCACCGGCGCCTCCTTCGTGCGCGAGGTCGAGCCCGGCGAGCTGATCGCCATCGACGAGAACGGCCTGCGGTCCTCCCGCTTCGCCAACCCCGAGCCCAAGGGCTGCGTGTTCGAGTACGTCTACCTGGCCCGCCCGGACACCTCCATCGCAGGTCGCGGCGTGCACGCGGCCAGGGTGGACATCGGCCGCAGGCTGGCCGCGGAGTTCCCGGTCGAGGCCGACCTGGTCATCCCGGTGCCGGAATCGGGCACCCCGGCCGCCATCGGCTACGCCCAGGCATCCGGCATCCCCTACGGCTCCGGCCTGGTCAAGAACGCCTACGTGGGCCGGACCTTCATCCAGCCCTCGCAGACCATCCGCCAGCTGGGCATCCGGCTCAAGCTGAACCCGCTGCGCGATGTGATCAGGGGCAAGCGGCTGGTCGTGGTGGACGACTCGATCGTGCGCGGCAACACCCAGCGTGCCCTGGTCCGGATGCTGCGTGAGGCAGGCGCGGTCGAGGTGCACGTGCGGATCGCCTCGCCGCCGGTGCGCTGGCCCTGCTTCTACGGCATCGACTTCGCCTCCCGCGCGGAGCTGATCGCCAACGGCCTGGACATGGACGGCGTGCGCCGTTCGGTCGGCGCCGACTCGCTCGGCTACGTCTCCCTCGAGGCGCTGATCGCGGCCACCGAGCAGCCCAAGACCCGGCTCTGCTCGGCCTGCTTCGACGGCGAGTACCCGATCGCGCTGCCGGATGACCTCAAGATCGGCAAGCACCTGCTGGAGAACATCGAGAAGGGTGTGGCCGGTCCGGCCGAGCCCGTCCTGCCCAGCGGGTACGGTGCCGAAGACGCCGTTCGGCGTCCCTGA
- a CDS encoding VanZ family protein, producing the protein MLELLNGRLDRDLNLAERIFARPEVLAYAVGAGLVLGLIGLLIGRLFGWRALFTGLSLGSLGGVLAVTLVRVGRQGGEAASLGQAWAECIQNEFSLAGSWQRLNFVLLMPFAFFGAIAVRRFLPVALLSVALAVGIELYQGMTGLGACETQDMINNGLGGVLAALVGWAVAGRRGGGRLRNATPPGSAGQHAALMSTVR; encoded by the coding sequence GTGCTGGAGTTGCTGAACGGCCGATTGGACCGGGATCTGAACCTGGCCGAGCGGATCTTCGCCCGGCCGGAGGTGCTGGCCTACGCGGTCGGCGCCGGGCTGGTGCTCGGTCTGATCGGACTGCTGATCGGCCGGTTGTTCGGCTGGCGGGCGCTGTTCACCGGGCTGTCACTGGGCTCACTCGGCGGGGTGCTCGCGGTGACGCTGGTGCGGGTGGGCAGGCAGGGCGGGGAGGCAGCCTCGCTGGGTCAGGCCTGGGCGGAGTGCATCCAGAACGAGTTCTCGCTGGCCGGGTCCTGGCAGCGGCTGAACTTCGTGCTGTTGATGCCGTTCGCCTTCTTCGGCGCGATCGCGGTGCGCCGGTTCCTGCCGGTGGCGTTGCTGAGCGTGGCGCTGGCGGTGGGCATCGAGCTGTACCAGGGCATGACCGGGCTGGGCGCCTGCGAGACCCAGGACATGATCAACAACGGTCTCGGCGGGGTGCTCGCGGCCCTGGTCGGCTGGGCGGTGGCGGGTCGGCGGGGTGGCGGCAGGCTCCGGAACGCCACCCCGCCGGGCTCAGCCGGTCAGCACGCGGCCTTGATGTCCACCGTGCGCTGA
- a CDS encoding maleylpyruvate isomerase N-terminal domain-containing protein produces MAGPQDSPWWLAVATEQAAAFRQAAQAADPELPVPSCPGWRFRELVLHTARFLQIVGGQLRTGGADRARPVPEPATISDPLDFFDQQLDDCLRLLAACPPNSPLWTFSPAAPSLAWFWHRRVAHELNLRRWDAQATLRCLVPTKRALAVDGIDEVLGTLLASRYTAASSPAATGAVLVSCTDGPERWLVWLQPGEAPEVVRDPADLPAAKATTAGRATALYHGLWGRIELPMAEGCPVLLSGVQAH; encoded by the coding sequence ATGGCAGGACCGCAGGACAGCCCCTGGTGGCTGGCCGTGGCCACCGAGCAGGCGGCCGCCTTCCGGCAGGCCGCGCAGGCCGCCGACCCGGAGCTACCGGTGCCCTCCTGCCCCGGCTGGCGCTTCCGCGAGCTGGTGCTGCACACCGCGCGGTTCCTGCAGATCGTCGGCGGCCAGTTACGCACCGGTGGGGCCGACCGCGCCCGCCCGGTGCCGGAACCAGCCACCATCAGCGACCCACTCGACTTCTTCGACCAGCAGCTGGACGACTGCCTCCGGCTGCTCGCCGCCTGCCCACCCAACAGTCCACTGTGGACATTCAGTCCGGCAGCGCCCAGCCTGGCCTGGTTCTGGCACCGCCGGGTCGCGCACGAGCTGAACCTGCGCCGCTGGGACGCCCAGGCCACCCTGCGCTGCCTGGTCCCGACCAAGCGCGCACTGGCCGTTGACGGCATCGACGAGGTGCTCGGCACCCTGCTGGCCAGCCGGTACACCGCCGCGTCCAGCCCGGCCGCCACCGGCGCGGTGCTGGTCTCCTGCACCGACGGCCCGGAACGCTGGCTGGTCTGGCTGCAACCCGGCGAGGCGCCGGAGGTGGTCCGCGACCCGGCCGACCTGCCTGCCGCCAAGGCCACCACCGCGGGCCGGGCCACCGCGCTCTACCACGGTCTCTGGGGCCGGATCGAGCTGCCGATGGCCGAAGGGTGCCCGGTGTTGCTCTCCGGAGTGCAAGCCCACTGA
- a CDS encoding sterol carrier family protein: MPLRRAVDPHELRAAVTEVLPWLDGGEQPDRAALAAAVRLSLRTLEGLAPGRSVELRVPPFAAVQCVAGPRHTRGTPPNVVETDPRTWLELALGRMGWDAALDAGSLTASGNRAEEIATWLPLLRV, from the coding sequence GTGCCTCTACGCAGAGCGGTGGATCCGCATGAGCTGCGCGCCGCGGTGACCGAGGTCCTGCCCTGGCTGGACGGCGGTGAGCAGCCCGACCGAGCCGCCCTGGCCGCCGCGGTCCGGTTGAGTCTGCGCACCCTGGAGGGCCTGGCCCCCGGGCGCAGCGTGGAGTTGCGGGTGCCGCCGTTCGCCGCGGTGCAGTGCGTGGCCGGACCCCGGCACACCAGGGGCACCCCGCCGAACGTGGTGGAGACCGACCCGCGCACCTGGCTGGAACTCGCGCTGGGGCGGATGGGCTGGGACGCGGCCCTGGACGCGGGCAGCCTCACCGCCTCCGGCAACCGCGCCGAGGAGATCGCGACCTGGCTGCCACTGCTCCGGGTGTAG
- a CDS encoding IlvD/Edd family dehydratase: MALRSQAWFGGTGKNGFIARHSLRGLGYGGQHFDGRPVIGIGNTFSELTPCNAHLRLLAEAVKRGVYQAGGFPLEFPAMSLGEPLMRPSTMLYRNLAAMEIEELIRANPVDAVVLLTGCDKTTPAALMGAASAGVPAILLTGGPMLNGNYRGREVGSGTDIWRMTEELRAGTITEAEFTEFESCLNRSVGHCMTMGTASTMACVTEALGMQLPGASGLPAVDARRGTLAEQTGIRAVALATGGPHPAEVMTRKAFENAILVNAAIGGSTNAVLHLLAIAGRLGVPLDLEDFDRLGARLPLLVDLMPSGRFLMEQFAYAGGLPALIERIKDALHADVLTVTGQGLLANCAGSVVHDDEVIRPLANPVQPADSGTAVLRGNLAPGGAVVKQSAAEPRLLNHTGPALVFDSVEDYHAVIADPDLPVTADTVLVVRNTGPVGYPGMPEVGNLPLPQKLLDAGIRDLVRISDARMSGTAFGACVLHVAPEAAVGGPLALVRNGDLITVDAPGRRLHLHVSDAELAERRAGWRPPAAGPDRGWVRLYREHVQQADRGVDLDFLVGSTDSAPPRAAF; the protein is encoded by the coding sequence ATGGCACTCCGCAGTCAGGCCTGGTTCGGCGGCACCGGCAAGAACGGGTTCATCGCGCGGCACAGCCTGCGCGGACTCGGTTACGGCGGGCAGCACTTCGACGGCCGCCCGGTCATCGGCATCGGCAACACCTTCTCCGAACTGACCCCGTGCAACGCGCACCTGCGGCTGCTCGCCGAGGCGGTCAAACGCGGCGTGTACCAGGCAGGCGGCTTCCCGCTCGAATTCCCGGCGATGAGCCTTGGCGAACCGCTGATGCGGCCCAGCACCATGCTCTACCGCAACCTGGCCGCGATGGAGATCGAGGAGCTGATCAGGGCCAACCCAGTGGACGCGGTGGTGCTGCTCACCGGCTGCGACAAGACCACACCGGCCGCGCTGATGGGCGCGGCCAGCGCCGGGGTGCCCGCGATCCTGCTCACCGGCGGCCCGATGCTCAACGGCAACTACCGCGGCCGCGAGGTCGGCTCCGGCACCGACATCTGGCGGATGACCGAGGAACTGCGCGCCGGGACGATCACCGAGGCCGAGTTCACCGAGTTCGAGAGCTGCCTCAACCGCTCGGTGGGGCACTGCATGACCATGGGCACCGCCTCCACCATGGCCTGCGTGACCGAGGCACTCGGCATGCAGCTGCCCGGCGCCTCCGGCCTGCCCGCGGTGGACGCCCGGCGCGGCACGCTGGCCGAGCAGACCGGGATCAGGGCGGTCGCGCTGGCCACCGGCGGCCCGCACCCGGCCGAGGTGATGACCAGGAAGGCATTCGAGAACGCGATCCTGGTCAACGCGGCCATCGGCGGCTCCACCAACGCGGTGCTGCACCTGCTGGCCATCGCCGGACGACTGGGCGTGCCGCTGGACCTGGAGGACTTCGACCGGCTCGGCGCGCGACTGCCGCTGCTGGTCGACCTGATGCCCTCGGGCCGGTTCCTGATGGAGCAGTTCGCCTACGCCGGCGGGCTGCCCGCGCTGATCGAGCGGATCAAGGACGCGCTGCACGCGGACGTGCTCACGGTGACCGGGCAGGGCCTGCTCGCCAACTGCGCCGGATCGGTGGTGCACGACGACGAGGTGATCCGGCCGCTGGCCAACCCGGTGCAGCCGGCCGACAGCGGCACCGCGGTGCTGCGCGGCAACCTGGCCCCGGGCGGCGCGGTGGTCAAGCAGTCCGCGGCCGAGCCGAGGTTGTTGAACCACACCGGTCCCGCGCTGGTCTTCGACTCGGTCGAGGACTACCACGCGGTGATCGCCGACCCTGACCTGCCGGTCACCGCGGACACCGTGCTGGTGGTGCGCAACACCGGCCCGGTCGGCTACCCGGGCATGCCGGAGGTGGGCAACCTGCCGCTGCCGCAGAAGCTCCTGGACGCCGGGATCCGGGACCTGGTGCGGATCTCCGACGCCCGGATGAGCGGCACCGCCTTCGGCGCCTGCGTGCTGCACGTCGCGCCGGAGGCCGCCGTCGGCGGACCGCTGGCCCTGGTGCGGAACGGGGACCTGATCACCGTGGACGCGCCAGGCCGACGACTGCACCTGCACGTGTCGGATGCCGAACTCGCCGAGCGGCGGGCCGGGTGGCGGCCACCGGCGGCCGGGCCGGATCGCGGCTGGGTGCGGCTGTACCGGGAACACGTGCAACAGGCCGACCGCGGGGTGGACCTGGACTTCCTGGTCGGCTCGACCGACTCGGCCCCGCCGCGCGCGGCCTTCTGA
- a CDS encoding FadR/GntR family transcriptional regulator produces the protein MTQRGLHGQLLDQLGQAITSGAIPGGKVLRIEELAARHGVSRTVAREAVRVLEAMRLVHSRPKVGTTVRPSTEWNLFDPQLVRWRLGSAQRGEQLRQLSHVRAAVEPAAGGLAAREASAEQRAELLELAAELGRLAELGEVDQFVEVDVRFHRLVLTASGNEMFAHLGDFTAELLRGRNRLHLMPEVPDAVATQRHIEVARAIAQRRPEQAEELLRQIVAGAAAEVAALLTRR, from the coding sequence ATGACCCAGCGCGGTCTGCACGGTCAGCTGCTGGACCAGCTCGGCCAGGCCATCACCTCCGGCGCCATCCCCGGCGGCAAGGTGCTGCGGATCGAGGAACTCGCCGCGCGGCACGGCGTCTCCCGCACGGTGGCGCGCGAGGCGGTGCGGGTGCTGGAGGCCATGCGGCTGGTGCACAGCAGGCCCAAGGTCGGCACCACGGTGCGGCCGAGCACCGAGTGGAACCTGTTCGACCCGCAGCTGGTGCGCTGGCGGCTGGGCAGCGCGCAGCGCGGTGAGCAGCTGCGCCAGCTCAGCCACGTGCGCGCGGCGGTGGAACCCGCGGCAGGCGGGCTGGCCGCTCGGGAGGCGAGTGCGGAACAGCGGGCCGAGCTGCTGGAGCTGGCCGCGGAACTGGGGCGGCTGGCCGAACTCGGCGAGGTGGATCAGTTCGTGGAGGTGGACGTGCGCTTCCACCGGCTGGTGCTGACCGCCTCCGGGAACGAGATGTTCGCCCATCTCGGTGACTTCACCGCCGAGCTGCTGCGCGGGCGCAACCGGCTGCACCTGATGCCCGAGGTGCCGGACGCGGTGGCCACCCAGCGGCACATCGAGGTGGCGCGGGCCATCGCGCAGCGACGGCCGGAGCAGGCCGAGGAGTTGTTGCGGCAGATCGTGGCCGGCGCCGCGGCCGAGGTGGCGGCCCTGCTGACGCGGAGGTAG